One Corynebacterium aurimucosum genomic window, CAAAGGAGAGTCTTAGGCGAGCGTCTTAGGCGTTGGTGGCCTTGCCGATGTGGATGCGGATGTTGGACCACTCATCAATTTCTGCGCGGTCACCAGGCGGAATGACGGTGGTGGCGTCGAATTGATCGATGATGGCGGGGCCGTTGAGCTTTGCGCCGGCCTTCAGATCCGGGCGGTGGTAAATCGGGACATCGGCCCAGCCGCCGTGCGCGGAGAAGTACACAGGGCGGGTGGTCTCCGGGAGCTCTGCCTCGTGCTCTTCGACGTCATAGTGCTTGAAAGGCGGGTTCTCCAGCTCACCGATAGCGATGAGGCCAATCTGGTAGAACTCCACAGCGCCTTCGCGGTCGGCGAAGGAGTACTCGCGCTCGTGCTCATCGTGGAACATGGCGACGGCATCATCGAGCGGGTTATCGGACTCGGGGATTTCCACCGTCAGGGAGCGCCACTGGCCGCGGTAGCGCATGGACGCAGTCAGCTTGAACTTCATGCGCTCCTCAGGCACGTGCTCCTTGTGGAGGCGCTCGCGGGCCTCGGAGATGAGCGCTTGGAATTCCTTGCGCAGGTCTGCGGTGTCTACCTCGTCCACGGGTGCTTGGTACATCTTGGTGATGTCGTGGCGGATATCCACGAGCAGGCAGCCCTGTGCGGAGGTAACGCCCGGGTGCGGCGGGACCACGACGGTGGGGATGGAGAGGTCACGGGCCACCTCGGCACCGTGCAGTGCGCCGGCGCCGCCGCCGACGACGAGGACGAAGTCACGCGGGTCGTAGCCGCGGCGGATGGACAGTAGACGAACGGCGTCAGCCATGTTGGCGTTGGCCACCTGCACGATGTTTTCCGCGGCAGTCTCGGTATCGAGGCCGAGCGGATCTGCGACCGTCTTGTTGACGGCTTCACGCGCGGCATCCGGGTTGAGCTTCAGCGCGCCGCCGATGAGTTCGGTGCCGAGGCGGCCGAGGGTGACATTGGCATCGGTATTCGTGGCTTCGGTGCCGCCGCGCTCGTAGCAGACCGGCCCCGGATCCGCACCGGCCGACTGCGGACCATTGCGCAGGGAGCCTGCCTCATCGATCCAGGCCTCCGAACCGCCACCGGCACCGATGGTGCCCACCTCAATGGACGGGAAGCAGATGGGGAAGCCGTACTCGACCTGCCACTGCTTGGTAATGCGAATATCACCTTCGTAGACCAAGGCGATGTCGGTGGAAGTACCACCCATCTCTAGGCCGATGGCGTTGGAGTAGCCGCAGCGCGTAGCGATGTCCTGCACCGCGATGGCGCCGGCGGCGATACCGGAGGCGGCCAGGCGGACCGGGTAGCGGGAGACCATCTCCGGGGTCATGGAACCGCCGCCGGAGTGGAGGAGCAGCAGGTCACCGTCGTAGCCGCCTTCCTCCAGCTGTCGGGATAGGCGGTTGACGTAGCCGGAGACGAGCGGGGCCAGGACCGCATTGGCGACGGTCGTGGAGAAGCGGTCGTGCTCGAAGATCTCCGGGAGGATTTCGGAGGAGGTGGAGATAGCGGCGTCGGGAAGCTCCTCGCGCAGGATCTCCGCCATGCGTTCCTCGTGGGAGGCGTTGGCGTGGGAGTTGATGAAGCAGATCGCCACGGTCTCAATCTTCTTGCGGCGCAGGATGCCGGCGATGCGGCGTGCCTCTGCCTCATCGAGCGGGGTGACCTCTGCGCCGTCGAAGTCGATGCGCTCTTCGACCTCGTAGCGGTCGCGGCGGCGGATATAGGGCTCCGGAACGTCGTGGTAGGCATCCCAGAGCTCATCCTTGGTGCCGTCACGGATCTCCAACACATCGCGGAAGCCCTTCGTGGTGATGAGCGCTGCCGGCGGGAAGCGGCGCTGGATCAACGCATTCGTGGCCACTGTGGTGCCGTGGGAGAACACCTCGACCTGGTTGAGCTGGACGTCGGCCGACTTGAGGCCGTTCATCACCGCCTTCATCGGGTCATCCGGGGTGGAGGGAACCTTGGCTACCGACAACTCGTGGGTCTCGGTGTTAACAATCGCGACGTCGGTGAACGTTCCGCCGACGTCAACGGATACGCGAAAAGGCTTGGTCTCCGTCATGGTGTGGACCTCTCTTTCAAAAGATGGTGAATTCGGTTGAGAGGAATCTTGATATGGCACGAGGAGGGGAGCAATGGAGAAACAGTGAATCAAGATGGAAAACGGTGGAGGAAACTCCAAAAAGCCAGGTTGAAGGGCGCTAGAATTACCTGATTAAAAGTAAGATAGGACACTATTTTTCGGAGGATTAAGTGGCGTCACAAGATGATCCGGTGCTGCGGATCGCCGATCTCGTCGTGATGGAACCGCGGCTGCGGCGCTTGAGCAAGACGCTCGAGGATGAGAATTTTGTGGGGCTGTGCGCCGAGGGCGATGGGGACGTGGCGGGCTGGCTAGTCCTTCCCCAGCCGGAGGGAAGCCCACGCGCCATCCAGCGTCGGCTGGTCGACGCCGCCGGGGTCATCTTCCTCGACTCCGAGTTCGATGAGCAGGAAGTCCTGGACTCGGTAGAGGGAACCGGCGCCCTCCTGTACGGCACCGATGGGATCACGCGCCAAGATATCCGGCGCGCGGTGGATGAGCTTTTGCGGCGCCAACCCAACCTGGCATCCTGGCGCAAGCTCAGCACCATCGGGCAATTAAGCCCCGGGTTGGTTAACCCGGCGCCGGAGTCCGAGATCCTCGCGCGATTTGCCAGGTTTAGTGGAGATTCCTTGCTGTTGTTGACCGTTGATGGTCGGGTTATTGCCGCCGCCGGCGAACTGCCTGCGCGGAGTATTGCACGTTCCCTGTCGGTGGTGGTCAACCACAGCACCACGAGCATGCACGTGGGGCGTTGGAAGGTCTTTGCCCGGTGGCTTGACATTGCTGGTGAGAGCCCCTCCTTCGACCATGGCTACTGGCTGATCCGGGGGCGGCAGACCAGTCAGGATGCAGACTTCGATGACCCCGCTTTCGCAGCGCTGGAGGAACTTCTCACCGCTTCCCTCATGGCGCAGAGAAACATCCTGCGCAACCACGTTGCCGAATCGAGCGCGTTGATGGTGGCGTTGTGCGATGAGAATTCGAATAGGGAAGAAGTGGCCACCACGTTGCGCAGGCGGGGCTTTTCGGAACACGCGAAAATGCGCCTCATCGTTTCCGATTCCATCAAGGATTCCTATCGCAGTGATGTGCGCGACAAAGCTTTCGCCGTGGCGCAAGATGCGGGCGTGCCACTGGTGCTGGGATATGTGGCTGGCCGTACCTGCGTGCTGACGACGCAATCGGGTACTGAGACCAAGATTGCGGATGTGCTCTTCGGCTCAGTGGGGCTTTCCGACGGCTTCGATACCGTCGAGGAAGGCCCGCGGGCGTGGCTGCAGGCATTGCTTGCCGCGGTGGTGGTGGAACGGAAACATTCCCTGCATCTGCAGAGCATGGAGTTTTCTCAGTGCAGTGCCATTGAGAAGGCAGCGGCCTACCTGGGGCAGCGCGGTCTCGAAGATGCAGTGGGGCAGCTCGACCGCGCCATCGGCTCCATTAAAGATGGGGAAGAAATCTTCCACGCTTATGAGGCCGAAGGGTTTTCTGTCGCCCGTGCGGCCAAGGTCGTGGGTGTACATGCCAATACGGTCCGGCACCGGTTGGAGGCGCTGGCGGAACGTATCCGCTTCTCCGATGCAGAC contains:
- a CDS encoding hydantoinase/oxoprolinase family protein gives rise to the protein MTETKPFRVSVDVGGTFTDVAIVNTETHELSVAKVPSTPDDPMKAVMNGLKSADVQLNQVEVFSHGTTVATNALIQRRFPPAALITTKGFRDVLEIRDGTKDELWDAYHDVPEPYIRRRDRYEVEERIDFDGAEVTPLDEAEARRIAGILRRKKIETVAICFINSHANASHEERMAEILREELPDAAISTSSEILPEIFEHDRFSTTVANAVLAPLVSGYVNRLSRQLEEGGYDGDLLLLHSGGGSMTPEMVSRYPVRLAASGIAAGAIAVQDIATRCGYSNAIGLEMGGTSTDIALVYEGDIRITKQWQVEYGFPICFPSIEVGTIGAGGGSEAWIDEAGSLRNGPQSAGADPGPVCYERGGTEATNTDANVTLGRLGTELIGGALKLNPDAAREAVNKTVADPLGLDTETAAENIVQVANANMADAVRLLSIRRGYDPRDFVLVVGGGAGALHGAEVARDLSIPTVVVPPHPGVTSAQGCLLVDIRHDITKMYQAPVDEVDTADLRKEFQALISEARERLHKEHVPEERMKFKLTASMRYRGQWRSLTVEIPESDNPLDDAVAMFHDEHEREYSFADREGAVEFYQIGLIAIGELENPPFKHYDVEEHEAELPETTRPVYFSAHGGWADVPIYHRPDLKAGAKLNGPAIIDQFDATTVIPPGDRAEIDEWSNIRIHIGKATNA
- a CDS encoding helix-turn-helix domain-containing protein, yielding MASQDDPVLRIADLVVMEPRLRRLSKTLEDENFVGLCAEGDGDVAGWLVLPQPEGSPRAIQRRLVDAAGVIFLDSEFDEQEVLDSVEGTGALLYGTDGITRQDIRRAVDELLRRQPNLASWRKLSTIGQLSPGLVNPAPESEILARFARFSGDSLLLLTVDGRVIAAAGELPARSIARSLSVVVNHSTTSMHVGRWKVFARWLDIAGESPSFDHGYWLIRGRQTSQDADFDDPAFAALEELLTASLMAQRNILRNHVAESSALMVALCDENSNREEVATTLRRRGFSEHAKMRLIVSDSIKDSYRSDVRDKAFAVAQDAGVPLVLGYVAGRTCVLTTQSGTETKIADVLFGSVGLSDGFDTVEEGPRAWLQALLAAVVVERKHSLHLQSMEFSQCSAIEKAAAYLGQRGLEDAVGQLDRAIGSIKDGEEIFHAYEAEGFSVARAAKVVGVHANTVRHRLEALAERIRFSDADLVLWALWKALRPRMQR